The nucleotide sequence TGTGGCCAGCGTCATGAAATCGTCTTGTGTGAGCGATCGAGTAACATTGTCGGCATCGCGCCATTGAATAGTGTCGGGCGCTCTACCATTCGCGACAGCGGTTGCCATGGCGGCAATACGCGTTTGTGATAGTTCATCAGCATCATATCGAACACCATCAATGACAACGGGCAACGATGCAGCATTGTCGCGCCAGCCATTCACATCAACCTTTCGATCCGATTTAATGTCGTCTAGTGATTTGCCGACGACAAGAATGTCATTCGTTTGTGACATCGATTACGAACTCCTTTGGTAGCGCGGGAAAAATTCCTTGTGCAATCACGCGATATTTACCCGGTGAAGTGAACGCAATCGATTTCGATGCATTATCGCCATCGGCGGTGAATGACGCTGTTACTGGCCCCTTGATTTTCACAACGGTTCCATCATCCATTCCGGAAAACTCGATCGTGCTTGTACCGTCTGCCGCAACTGTGTTGCCGCTTGTGGTGCATGTGGTGTCAGGGCGTGGCTTGGGTGTGGGCGTGGTGCCGGAGGTGTCGATGTATTGTGTTTCGCTTGAAGCCCCTTCCGAGCATTGCACTTTTCTCCGCCCGTTCCTGCATTGCATTTCGGCAAACTTTTTTCGGTGTGCAAATTGAATAATGCGCCCGTCTTTATCGTATATTGCGTACAGCATGCCCCTATCTCTTAAAATGTTGGAACGATATGCTCGCATACGTGATTCTGTAGGCGTTGCCTTTAGGCATTGCGCTTATTTGAATTCCTAAACCAGCAGGGTCTTCTATATTTACAAACAGTGGTATAGAAAGCGAGCCAGACCCGTTGTTATCTACTACTGTCTGTTGGAAAATTACTGTGCCATTTGGGTACTTATCGGATATTTTTTTGATCGTTAAATCGATAGACACTGCATTATGGGCATCGAATATTGAATATAGCAGCAAACAGGTAACGACCAGTGGTGACGTGTTGTCCAACACCCCATTGTAGTTACCGAATGCGTTTGCGACGTAATCCGCTCTAAAAATATCTGTATATACCCCGGATGGAAAGCCGGACCCATTGGAATATGTGGTGTTTGAATATGAAAAAAGAGGCACTGTTATCGCATCACCAGCGACAACGATAGTGTCCACATATACAGTGTCGGTCGCGATTTTTCCGCCGTTGATGAGCGTTGTGTTGTTGGCGCTGGCCCACGCCGATGTCATCTGTTTTGCGGTGGCGGCATTCGACGCAACCGTAGCGGCAGGAGTGCCGTTTACATTGGCTGTGTCTGCTGAAGTGTTGCTTGATGTTTTATCTGCATTCGCCTGTGAAGGCTTCAGGTTTTCAACAGTCGTGCCATCGGCATATGAAATATCGACCGCATCTTTGACCATTGTGCGGCCAAGCTGAATCGCGCCGGAAGCATCGATGGTGAAGGCGGTTTCGACCCATGCATTCGGGTCTGAATCGACATCACCAGCATAAAGCTCGATGCCATTGCCTTCGCCTATGCCGGGGATGCCGACGCAAATATAAGCCGACCTATAGCGAAAATTGGATGAGCCGAAAATAGAGCGCGACCCGCCGCAGCGGTAAATAGCTGCTGGCAGGCCATTGGTCAATCGATGGTCTTGTGGCTCATCATATGTCCGGATAACAACGATCTTGCCACTGCCTAGCGCATTCAGGTCGTTCGCCATCGTCGTGGCGTTGCTTGCGTTCCCATACACGTCATAGATCGTGTGCGAGTCCCACGCACGGGTCGCGCGATCTAATACATCGACCCTATATGACCGACTGCTGCCACTGATCAATGTGCCCGCGGCGTCATAGAGGCCCGCTTCAACCGGCTGCGACGTGGCGCTGTTGCCCCTCGCGACAACACGGAACGTCAGGGGCTTGCCGGTGACTTGGCTGCCCCATGCGACGTTATCTTGGGTCGCAAGAGCCTTCTGGCCGATGACGCTCTTGGCGACATTGTTGTAGGTTTTGTCGGCCCCAGCTTCAGCAACGGCCTTACCTACCCCTGTTTTCACATCGTTGGCGGTGTTTGAGCCCGTTACATCGGCGCCGGCCTGAGCCGGGGCATTGGCTGTTTGGAGCGCATCAATATAGGCGCTTCCAGTCAGTAGCGAGACCGCCACTTCGTCGATGATTACGCCATTGCCTGCGCCGCTGGTGTCAGCCCAGATACTGATCGAATCGACCCCACCTCCGTTAGGCATAGGCACGTCATAGACGAAGGAATACGGCGCGTAGGAGGTCGTTGGCGTGAATCTGTGCCAGCCAGAATTGCCAACTTCTTCCGTGGAGTAGGCTACGGCAAACTCCGTTGATGCGGAGGCCGAAGGCTGCTTTGCATAGACTTGGATAAGTATGGGTTGCCCAGCAAAGCGAAGCGCGATTTGGGCCGGGATGTATATGCTAGCGGCCCCTGTCGTGAACGGGGTCGGACTGGTGCTTGTGGACGTAAATAGCCCGGCTTGCGCACCAGAAAATGAATCTGTGCTGGCCGTTATCGTGTTCCCGCTCGCGACAGCCCAGTTGTTAAATGTACTGCCCTCAAAGCCATTGAAGAATCCGTTAAACGAGGCGCTTTCGATGTCGGAGACATTCAGACTGCCAACAGCGGCAGTGTTGGCGGATGTATTCTGGCTTGTCTGATCTGCCTTGTTCCAAGACCCCCATGTGGTCTCATTCACACTTTGGCGTACAAAAATGCCGTTATCGCAGTGAACGGCCTGCGTGAGTGGCCCGCCACTTGAATCACTCCACTGCGCGTGCGTGATAAGCGTGCAGTATTGGCTTCCAACCTGCGCCGACGTCAGGCCAATCGAGGTGGCGTATTTGAATTCAGATACGACTTGTACGCCGTAATTGGTTCGATACCACGACGGGGGCTGGTTGTCGTTTCGTGTATCGGTGATACTGATCGATTTTGCAGCGTTGTCTTTCGTGACATCTGCGTTATCAGTCGGCTTCCCCGCCCCAGCGACCTGCGTCTGCCAATCGGCGGTGCCCGAGAGCGAACCGATCGTGATTCCACTTGTCTCGATATAACTGGCTTTTAACTCACCGTTATTGTTAACAAGAAAATTTCCCGATCCATCGACAAGTTTGTTGAATGTGACTGTGCCGATTAACGCTTCATTGATGATAACCTTGCCGTCTTTCTCAATGAACGCATAGGTTGCGTTAGCATCAGGCGAGCCAATCGCAAAGTCATCGACGTTAAAAATTGCTGACGATGTATCGCCGTTTAGACCTAAGCCAAAACCGCTATAAATGTTTTTGCCGTCTGCTGTCTGACCCTGCAACCGAACGGTCCAAAGCGAGGAAACTGTGTCGGCATCGGCTTTGGTCGATAGCGTTTCACTGATTCTCTGACTCACCGAACCGTCTGTGTCTGCATCCGCAGTGATCAAATGGATCGGCTCTAGTAGCGAATTCTGTAAATCGCTCTGGCTGATCGAATTCGAAAGGTTCTTAAGTACCGCGCTAGGACTATTCTTCGTCGTGACCGAGCGCGTGTACCAATCTGAATAGCCGTATTTGTTAACCGCGCGAACGTAGTAGAAATATTCAGTCTCGGGCGTTAGATCGCCATCGGTGAGACTCGAGCCCTGACCGATAAACGCGGCTTGTGCCTCAATATTGCTAGCGTCGAGTTGCACCCCCGAACGATAAAACTCATAGACGGTGGCGGGCTGTCCGCCTTGTGGCGTCAGTGTGTTAGCAAACGTGCCGATCTGAACATCAACATCGGTCGGCTTCTGCGGCAACCGTCCAGTTACGGTGTAATCGTATTGATAGACCCATATCGACACTCGACCGTTTTCTGAGACTGAGCGAATCCGAATTGTGAGTACGTCACCCGGATTGAAGCCGGTGAAATAAGCCACGCCGTCTTGTGCGCGCGCAGTCGCGTACTTAGATTGATCTGCGGTCTTGGCCTGCACCTCGATGTAGGCGGTGTGTACTGGCCCGCTCATGGCCTGCACGTTGACCGCGACACGCCACGTCAACGAACCATCATCATTTTCGACTGAAACACTCGCATCACTGATGACATCGGTGATCTTCGGTGTTGCTGGTGGATAGTTGCCCGGATCGCTCGGTTGTGTGATCTTCGGTTCGAAAACCGGAATGTCGCCCTCTAGTGCATCCAGAATGTTAGGCGCGGCGGGCTCACATGTGATCGCTGCTTTCTGTTCCGATTTTCGATCGATCTGAGTGACTTTTAACGGCGTCGTGATCTTGCCCGTTTCACCGAATGCGAATAAATCACCCGGCGCAATGTCATTGACGGTCGTATCGATCGGCGTGGTGAACGTTAGGTCATATGAACCGGGACTATTGGTGTCGACCTGTGCAACGAATCGTTGACCGTCTGATGTATCGAATCGACAGCCATAGGTCGCAACATCCATCGGCAGAAACTCATCGGCCGTAAACCCGGTAATATCGCCTGTGTCGTTGGTCGCAACATCCAGCACGCGGCCCGTTGCCAATCCAACTAGAATCTGTTGTGACTGAAAGTCAATAGTGTCGCCGCGATCGAAATGAAGGTGATCAAAATCGATCGCGAACGAATGCGACTCGATGCCGCGCAGACGCTGATTGGCTAGGTGATAGCGGCCGAAATTATATGCCTGATCACTGCTGATACATCCGGGCGCATCAACACTCGCGAATATCTCGGCCGTGTCGACCGATTCGCCATCGTCATAAACGATGATCTCGTCATCTTCCCAAGTGTCAGAATTCGTAAATCTGACCTTTAGCCCTTCTGGCGGGTTATAAGCGCTTAGACTGTAGGAATACTCAGAATAAAGACGCGGCGTGACCAACATGACCGGATCGGCCGGCACATCGGGAATTATGCGAATCGTAGTATCTGAATTGACGCTGTAGGTAGCACGCCCGGCATCTGTGACGTGTGATAGACGGTCGAGCGTGGTCCGACTGTCGTCGAATAGAACGTCGTAGTTGAGATTAAAATTATCCGGTTCGTTGTCGTTCGCCCATTTGACCAACGCATTTAGATCGAGCGAAGTTTTATCAATCGGCTTGCGATTGGCATTGCCGGTCATGATCTCGGCAAACGCCCATGCCGGATTTCGTGTTGTCTGCTCGGTCCATTCGCTATTTGCCGCGTCGTAGACCGGAAGAACGCTTGTCCCCTGCACCGAAAGTTTCGAAACACGGCCGTTAAGCTGGTCGGTCGCCTTGATGCGCATCGACATCACGACAACATCATCGACATCAAAGACTTTGCGCTTGCGGATTGTGCGAAGTGCCGACCATGTGACGGCCGTGGAAGGCTTGCCGTCGACGTTGTGATAGTTCGTGCTGACTCGCGTCAATCGAACGTCATACTTGCCCTTCGGCAAATCAGGAATTCGGCACGATTGCCGAGCGGTCTTACCGTCGCCCTGAATCGAAAACGTCTTTGATTGCCAGTCACCAGACGAGCCGTTTAGACGCCACTCGACCAAGTAATTGACCAAGCAACGGGTAAAATCCCCGTGTTTATTGACGCAATATAGTTGTCCGGTTAAATCAATCGTGATTTCTTCGGCGTCATCCTCGGTCGTGCGGACGGTCGAATCACCATCGGCGACGATGCCGTATTTTCCGCCGTTCAGCTTTCCAACGTCTGATGTTGTTTTCCAGTCGGGTTGATCCTCGATGATCTGATCGGTATACAGCGTCATCTGATCGGCTGTACCGATTTCGAACTGCGCCTCGTCGTATTCGGCAATATCGGTTTCGCCGATCAATATCGGACGCTGACCGTCGATATCGCTCAACGTGGTTTGCTCGGTGATCTTGTCGTGGCCCTTGCCGACGATCTGACCGCCGATGTTCATTTTCCCGTGGGATAGGACGAAAAATTGTCTTAGGTACTGGTCGTCGCCTGCCGTCTCGGTGTACGGCTTCGCAGTCATTGGGATAACGGGATAGAACCGACGACGACCGAACAATCGAGGAATCGGCTGATAACTCGCGATCTGGTTCTGTGTGCCGGTTAACTGGTTGAGAGATTGGAAGGACTGCCCGCCGTTCTGCGACGGTGTTTTCGGGGCGAAAAGTAGGTTTGTCGCGATGCCACCGACGACACTGATAGCAACCGATGCAGCAATGCCGACCCATGTTGTGGCGGCTGATGCTGTGGCCCCTGCTGCAATCGCCACGATCGCTGATGCAATAGCAGCATCCGCAATCCGCCGAATCTCTAAGTGCGTGCCATCTTTGAATCGCACCGAATCGTGTAGATGCGACGGCACGACCCGACCATCCGCCAACACAGAAACGGAGTAATCCGCGCCTATAATCTCGCGAACGGTTTGATTGGGTTTTGCCTCGGCTTGGATCAACTCCGCCTGTTCGGACGGATGATCATAAAAATCGATTGTGATCATTCGGCTTTTGTTATTGTTATTCGGTCTTCACGTATTTATTCAAAACCCGATTTAAGCCGTTCAGATATCGACGCGATAAAAGCCTTGGATCGAATTCCTATATTCGTTTCGGTTGATATCCGAAACCATGGCCGCGCCAAGGTCACGCGA is from Salinisphaera sp. LB1 and encodes:
- a CDS encoding DUF4376 domain-containing protein; the protein is MSQTNDILVVGKSLDDIKSDRKVDVNGWRDNAASLPVVIDGVRYDADELSQTRIAAMATAVANGRAPDTIQWRDADNVTRSLTQDDFMTLATTMMTQVQAAFQTSFTLKDDIDSAETAVDVRAVKWPSNG
- a CDS encoding interleukin-like EMT inducer domain-containing protein, which encodes MLVTPRLYSEYSYSLSAYNPPEGLKVRFTNSDTWEDDEIIVYDDGESVDTAEIFASVDAPGCISSDQAYNFGRYHLANQRLRGIESHSFAIDFDHLHFDRGDTIDFQSQQILVGLATGRVLDVATNDTGDITGFTADEFLPMDVATYGCRFDTSDGQRFVAQVDTNSPGSYDLTFTTPIDTTVNDIAPGDLFAFGETGKITTPLKVTQIDRKSEQKAAITCEPAAPNILDALEGDIPVFEPKITQPSDPGNYPPATPKITDVISDASVSVENDDGSLTWRVAVNVQAMSGPVHTAYIEVQAKTADQSKYATARAQDGVAYFTGFNPGDVLTIRIRSVSENGRVSIWVYQYDYTVTGRLPQKPTDVDVQIGTFANTLTPQGGQPATVYEFYRSGVQLDASNIEAQAAFIGQGSSLTDGDLTPETEYFYYVRAVNKYGYSDWYTRSVTTKNSPSAVLKNLSNSISQSDLQNSLLEPIHLITADADTDGSVSQRISETLSTKADADTVSSLWTVRLQGQTADGKNIYSGFGLGLNGDTSSAIFNVDDFAIGSPDANATYAFIEKDGKVIINEALIGTVTFNKLVDGSGNFLVNNNGELKASYIETSGITIGSLSGTADWQTQVAGAGKPTDNADVTKDNAAKSISITDTRNDNQPPSWYRTNYGVQVVSEFKYATSIGLTSAQVGSQYCTLITHAQWSDSSGGPLTQAVHCDNGIFVRQSVNETTWGSWNKADQTSQNTSANTAAVGSLNVSDIESASFNGFFNGFEGSTFNNWAVASGNTITASTDSFSGAQAGLFTSTSTSPTPFTTGAASIYIPAQIALRFAGQPILIQVYAKQPSASASTEFAVAYSTEEVGNSGWHRFTPTTSYAPYSFVYDVPMPNGGGVDSISIWADTSGAGNGVIIDEVAVSLLTGSAYIDALQTANAPAQAGADVTGSNTANDVKTGVGKAVAEAGADKTYNNVAKSVIGQKALATQDNVAWGSQVTGKPLTFRVVARGNSATSQPVEAGLYDAAGTLISGSSRSYRVDVLDRATRAWDSHTIYDVYGNASNATTMANDLNALGSGKIVVIRTYDEPQDHRLTNGLPAAIYRCGGSRSIFGSSNFRYRSAYICVGIPGIGEGNGIELYAGDVDSDPNAWVETAFTIDASGAIQLGRTMVKDAVDISYADGTTVENLKPSQANADKTSSNTSADTANVNGTPAATVASNAATAKQMTSAWASANNTTLINGGKIATDTVYVDTIVVAGDAITVPLFSYSNTTYSNGSGFPSGVYTDIFRADYVANAFGNYNGVLDNTSPLVVTCLLLYSIFDAHNAVSIDLTIKKISDKYPNGTVIFQQTVVDNNGSGSLSIPLFVNIEDPAGLGIQISAMPKGNAYRITYASISFQHFKR